One genomic window of Medicago truncatula cultivar Jemalong A17 chromosome 1, MtrunA17r5.0-ANR, whole genome shotgun sequence includes the following:
- the LOC11414548 gene encoding GTPase HflX has product MMRCACVNGGSVILQPSSSSSTIRFQFQQQQRYLNLVRSHSLSSFSLNVTPHNTEQLQLSSSFSNDAVLLPIQEQEQQQSSPPTPDEDKSTTKLKKKKKDKNDDDNSSNIDNRFKLRNGREVFEEKAYLVGVERKGEVSDSFGIEDSLSELEQLADTAGLLVVASTYQKLASPNPRTYIGSGKVSEIKSAINALDVETVIFDDELSAGQLRNLEKVFGGDVRVCDRTALILDIFNQRAATHEASLQVALAQMEYQLPRLTKMWTHLERQSGGQVKGMGEKQIEVDKRILRNQIGVLKKELESVRKHRKQYRNRRLSVPVPVVSLVGYTNAGKSTLLNQLTGADVLAEDKLFATLDPTTRRVQMKNGKEFLLTDTVGFIQKLPTTLVAAFRATLEEISESSLLVHVIDISHPLADQQINAVDKVLSELDVSSIPTLMVWNKIDRASDPQKIRLEAGKRDDVVCISALSGDGIQEFCNAVQDKLKDSMVWVEALLPFENGDLLSTIHQVGMVEKTEYTEQGTYIKAHVPLRFARLLTPMRQLCVPRP; this is encoded by the exons ATGATGAGATGTGCATGCGTTAACGGTGGTTCCGTTATTCTTCaaccatcatcatcttcttcaacaattcgatttcaatttcaacaacaacaacgttaTCTAAATCTTGTTCGTTCTCATTCCTTATCCTCTTTctctcttaacgttacaccgcACAACACTGAACAACTTCaactctcttcttctttctccaaCGACGCGGTTTTACTTCCAATTcaagaacaagaacaacaacaatcatctCCTCCAACTCCAGATGAAGATAAATCCACTACCAAgcttaaaaagaagaagaaagataaAAACGACGATGATAACAGTAGCAACATCGATAACCGCTTCAAGCTCCGTAACGGAAGAGAG GTTTTTGAAGAGAAAGCGTATCTGGTTGGTGTCGAGAGAAAAGGCGAAGTTAGTGATTCATTTGGTATAGAAGATTCTTTGAGTGAATTGGAACAGTTAGCTGATACTGCTGGATTATTGGTTGTTGCCTCTACATACCAAAA GCTTGCTTCTCCAAACCCTAGGACGTACATTGGCTCTGGTAAAGTTTCTGAAATTAAGAGTGCAATTAATGCATTGGACGTTGAAACTGTGATATTTGATGATGAGCTATCAGCTGG GCAACTGCGCAACCTGGAAAAGGTTTTTGGTGGAGATGTGAGAGTTTGCGATCGAACTGCTCTAATCCTTGATATATTTAATCAGCGAGCGGCAACACATGAAGCATCTTTACAg GTTGCATTAGCACAAATGGAATACCAACTACCTCGTCTAACAAAAATGTGGACTCATCTTGAGCGTCAATCAGGAGGGCAGGTGAAGGGAATGGGTGAAAAACAAATAGAAGTGGACAAGCGTATTTTGCGTAACCAA ATCGGTGTTCTGAAAAAGGAGCTAGAATCTGTTAGGAAGCACCGAAAGCAGTACCGTAACAGGCGTCTCTCAGTACCTGTGCCTGTAGTATCCTTG GTTGGTTATACGAATGCTGGTAAGAGTACGCTTTTGAATCAATTAACTGGAGCAGATGTTCTTGCCGAGGATAAACTATTTGCAACTTTAGATCCAACTACAAGGAGAGTACAG ATGAAGAATGGAAAGGAGTTTCTCCTAACAGACACTGTTGGTTTTATTCAGAAGTTACCTACTACACTA GTTGCTGCCTTCAGAGCCACACTGGAGGAGATATCAGAGTCATCACTTTTGGTGCATGTGATTGATATCAG TCACCCCCTGGCCGACCAACAGATAAATGCTGTGGACAAAGTTCTGTCAGAACTAGATGTATCATCAATCCCAACGCTGATGGTCTGGAACAAg ATCGACAGGGCTAGTGATCCCCAGAAAATCAGGCTAGAAGCTGGAAAAAGAGATGATGTTGTATGCATATCTGCCTTAAGTGGCGATGGCATACAAGAATTCTGTAATGCAGTTCAAGACAAACTAAAG GACTCCATGGTATGGGTGGAAGCTTTGTTACCATTTGAAAATGGGGACCTTCTCAGCACCATACACCAAGTTGGAATGGTTGAGAAAACT GAATATACCGAGCAAGGGACATATATCAAGGCTCATGTGCCCCTACGTTTTGCGAGGTTGCTCACACCGATGAGGCAACTGTGTGTACCACGACCTTAA
- the LOC112417996 gene encoding protein FAR1-RELATED SEQUENCE 5-like: protein MASSNDDWKPRLGMKFDTREEAEQFYLAYGLREGFGVRVRFTNWKKDGSVSSCRFVCCKEGIRKKEDKCAYEGKIRRGETRTKCLARITLSSKNGKLVINEFVENHNHDLLNRETTHMLRSHRKITEVQAYEIDMADDSGLRQKEVYQLMSTHAGHSANVGFTEVDVRNYITTKRQRSMVYGDAGYLSQYFQRQLLENPSFFYAYQMDIDEQITNVFWCDANMILDYGDSIIFGAALMYDETIPSFKWLFETFLQAHNNKKPKTIFTDQDQAMSRALEEVMPDTHHGLCTWHLLQNGIKHLGNRMKK, encoded by the exons ATGGCTTCTTCAAATGATGATTGGAAGCCAAGACTTGGAATGAAATTTGACACTAGAGAAGAGGCTGAACAGTTTTATCTTGCTTATGGTTTACGTGAGGGCTTCGGAGTTAGAGTACGCTTTACAAACTGGAAGAAAGACGGTAGTGTATCGTCATGTAGGTTTGTTTGTTGTAAGGAAGGAATACGGAAGAAAGAGGATAAATGTGCATATGAAGGAAAAATTCGGAGAGGCGAGACTAGAACGAAATGCTTAGCAAGAATTACACTTTCGAGTAAAAATGGAAAGTTGGTTATCAATGAGTTTGTAGAAAACCATAACCATGATCTACTAAATCGAGAGACAACGCACATGCTTCGATCACATAGAAAGATAACTGAAGTACAAGCATATGAGATTGATATGGCCGATGACTCTGGATTAAGGCAGAAGGAAGTGTATCAACTTATGAGCACACATGCAGGGCATAGCGCTAATGTTGGATTTACAGAGGTGGATGTAAGAAACTATATCACTACAAAAAGACAAAGAAGTATGGTGTATGGTGATGCTGGATATCTTTCACAGTATTTTCAACGACAGTTGTTGGAGAATCCGTCCTTCTTTTATGCATATCAGATGGATATAGATGAACAAATTACAAATGTGTTCTGGTGTGATGCAAATATGATTTTGGATTACGG AGATTCGATCATTTTTGGTGCAGCTCTAATGTATGATGAGACAATTCCATCATTTAAATGGTTGTTTGAAACATTCTTACAagcacacaacaacaaaaaaccaaaGACGATCTTCACTGACCAAGATCAAGCAATGTCTAGGGCACTTGAAGAAGTGATGCCTGATACTCACCATGGTTTATGCACATGGCATTTGTTGCAGAATGGAATTAAACATCTTGGAAACAGGATGAAGAAATGA
- the LOC11414550 gene encoding 40S ribosomal protein S3-3, translated as MATQMSKKRKFVADGVFFAELNEVLTRELAEDGYSGVEVRVTPMRTEIIIRATRTQAVLGEKGRRIRELTSVVQKRFKFPENSVELYAEKVNNRGLCAIAQAESLRYKLLGGLAVRRACYGVLRFVMESGAKGCEVIVSGKLRAQRAKSMKFKDGYMISSGQPVKDYIDSAVRHVLLRQGVLGIKVKIMLDWDPKGKQGPKTPLPDIVTIHTPKEEEEYIRPAAVVANDIEVPVPIPVV; from the exons ATGGCTACCCAAATGAGCAAAAAGCGAAAG TTTGTCGCTGATGGAGTTTTCTTCGCTGAATTGAATGAGGTTTTAACCAGAGAGCTTGCTGAAGATGGCTATTCCGGTGTTGAGGTTAGGGTTACTCCTATGCGCACTGAAATCATCATCAGAGCTACTCGTACCCAAGCTGTTCTCG GTGAGAAGGGTAGGAGGATCAGAGAGTTGACCTCAGTGGTCCAGAAAAGATTTAAGTTTCCTGAGAACAGTGTTGAACTTTATGCTGAGAAGGTGAACAATAGGGGACTTTGTGCCATTGCACAAGCTGAATCCCTTCGCTACAAGCTACTTGGCGGTCTTGCTGTTCGCAGAGCCTGCTATGGTGTGTTGAGGTTTGTTATGGAAAGTGGTGCTAAGGGATGTGAGGTTATTGTCAGTGGAAAATTGAGGGCCCAGAGAGCTAAATCTATGAAGTTCAAGGATGGGTATATGATCTCATCCGGACAGCCTGTTAAGGATTACATTGACTCTGCTGTTAGACATGTTCTACTTAGACAG ggTGTTCTTGGAATTAAGGTGAAGATTATGCTTGACTGGGATCCTAAAGGAAAGCAGGGTCCTAAAACTCCCCTACCTGATATTGTCACTATTCACACTCCAAAGGAGGAGGAAGAGTACATCAGGCCTGCTGCTGTTGTAGCAAATGATATTGAGGTTCCTGTCCCAATCCCTGTTGTTTGA
- the LOC11414547 gene encoding peroxidase 9 has translation MSFTKVILLVAAFLSVTLSHAHPVHDFHFGWGGHHGGTTRGMSFGLSPQFYQFSCPQANDIVMSVLEKAIAKDIRIAASLLRLHFHDCFVQGCDASILLDDSATIVSEKNGGPNKNSVRGFEVIDEIKSKLEQACPRTVSCADIVALAAKGSTVLSGGPNWELPLGRRDSKTASLRGSNKNIPPPNATIEGLLTFFKRQGLDEVDLVALSGAHTIGVAKCATFKQRLYNQNGNNQPDSNLEKTFYFGLKSMCPRSGGDNIISPLDFGSPRMFDNTYYKLLLRGKGLLNSDEVLLTGSVKETRDLVKKYEQDESLFFQQFALSMIKLGNLRPLTGFNGEVRKNCRRVN, from the exons ATGTCTTTCACCAAAGTCATTCTTCTTGTAGCAGCTTTTCTCTCAGTTACACTCTCCCATGCTCATCCTGTCCATGATTTCCACTTTGGCTGGGGTGGTCATCATGGTGGAACCACTAGAGGAATGTCTTTTGGACTTTCTCCTCAATTCTATCAGTTTTCATGCCCTCAAGCTAATGACATTGTCATGTCAGTCTTGGAGAAGGCCATTGCTAAGGATATCAGAATAGCAGCTTCTCTTCTTCGACTTCACTTCCACGACTGCTTCGTGCAG GGCTGCGATGCATCAATTTTGTTGGACGATAGCGCCACAATTGTCAGTGAAAAAAATGGTGGACCTAACAAAAATTCCGTTCGAGGTTTTGAAGTGATCGATGAGATCAAATCTAAGTTGGAACAAGCATGTCCTCGTACAGTCTCATGTGCAGATATTGTTGCCCTTGCTGCTAAGGGATCCACTGTCCtt AGTGGAGGACCTAACTGGGAGCTACCATTAGGAAGGAGAGACTCAAAAACAGCAAGTCTAAGGGGCTCAAACAAAAACATTCCCCCACCAAATGCCACCATTGAAGGTCTCTTAACATTTTTCAAGCGTCAAGGCCTTGATGAAGTAGACCTTGTTGCCCTCTCAG GTGCACATACAATTGGTGTGGCAAAATGTGCAACATTCAAGCAAAGACTATACAACCAAAATGGAAACAACCAACCAGATTCGAATCTAGAAAAAACATTTTACTTTGGTTTGAAATCAATGTGCCCAAGATCAGGTGGTGACAACATTATTTCTCCCTTGGACTTTGGTTCCCCAAGAATGTTTGATAATACCTATTACAAACTCTTACTTAGGGGAAAAGGATTGCTTAATTCAGATGAAGTGCTTCTCACAGGAAGTGTTAAGGAGACTCGTGACCTGGTGAAGAAATATGAACAAGATGAGAGTCTCTTCTTTCAACAATTTGCCTTGTCTATGATCAAGTTGGGGAACCTTCGTCCTCTCACTGGATTTAATGGTGAAGTTAGAAAGAATTGTCGTCGAGTTAATTAA